A part of Ptychodera flava strain L36383 chromosome 11, AS_Pfla_20210202, whole genome shotgun sequence genomic DNA contains:
- the LOC139144424 gene encoding salivary glue protein Sgs-3-like: MCRHRSARNNGANNIEDYTVTTSDTQTTAEATEMPSTSDVTTDMPSTTDVTTEMQSTTDVTTEMPSTTDVTTEMPSTTDVTTERQSTTGVTTGMPSTTEVTTETQSTTYQTTEKPSTTDGTTEIPSTTDVTTDMPNTTDVTTEMPSSTDVTTEMPSTTDVTTDMPSTTDVTTEMPSTTDQTTEMPSTTDVTTEMPSTTDVTTEMPSTTDQTTEMPSTTDVTTDMPSTTDQTTEMPSTTDVTTEMPSTTDQTTEMPSTTDQTTEMPSTTDVTTEMPSTTDQTTEMPSTTDQTTEMPSTTDQTTEMPSTTDQTTEMPSTTDVTTEMPSTTDQTTEMPSTTDVTTEMSSTTDQTTEMPSTTDVTTEMPSTTDVTTEMPSTTDQTTEMPSTTDQTTEMPKYHRCDN; this comes from the exons ATGTGCAGGCACAGGAGCGCTCG AAACAACGGAGCAAACAACATCGAAGATTATACGGTCACAACTAGTGATACACAAACTACCGCAGAAGCAACAGAGATGCCAAGTACTTCAGATGtgacaactgacatgccaagtACAACAGATGTGACAACTGAGATGCAAAGTACTACAGATGTGACAACTGAGATGCCAAGTACAACAGATGTGACAACTGAGATGCCAAGTACCACAGATGTGACAACTGAGAGGCAAAGTACTACAGGTGTGACAACTGGTATGCCAAGTACAACAGAAGTGACAACTGAGACGCAAAGTACAACATATCAGACAACTGAAAAGCCAAGTACCACAGATGGGACAACTGAGATTCCAAGTACCACAGATGTGACGACTGACATGCCAAATACTACAGATGTGACAACTGAAATGCCAAGTAGCACAGATGTGACAACTGAGATGCCGAGTACTACAGATGTGACGACTGACATGCCAAGTACAACAGATGTGACAACTGAGATGCCAAGTACCACAGATCAGACAACTGAGATGCCGAGTACTACAGATGTGACAACTGAGATGCCAAGTACCACAGATGTGACAACTGAGATGCCAAGTACAACAGATCAGACAACTGAGATGCCAAGTACTACAGATGtgacaactgacatgccaagtACTACAGATCAGACAACTGAGATGCCGAGTACCACAGATGTGACAACTGAGATGCCAAGTACAACAGATCAGACAACTGAGATGCCAAGTACTACAGATCAGACAACTGAGATGCCGAGTACTACAGATGTGACAACTGAGATGCCAAGTACTACAGATCAGACAACTGAGATGCCAAGTACCACAGATCAGACAACTGAGATGCCGAGTACTACAGATCAGACAACTGAGATGCCAAGTACTACAGATCAGACAACTGAGATGCCGAGTACCACAGATGTGACAACTGAGATGCCAAGTACTACAGATCAGACAACTGAGATGCCGAGTACTACAGATGTGACAACTGAGATGTCAAGTACAACAGATCAGACAACGGAGATGCCAAGTACAACAGATGTGACAACTGAAATGCCGAGTACAACAGATGTGACAACTGAGATGCCAAGTACCACAGATCAGACAACTGAGATGCCGAGTACCACAGATCAGACAACTGAGATGCCAAAGTACCACAGATGTGACAACTGA
- the LOC139144425 gene encoding mucin-2-like — protein sequence MPSTTDQTTEMSSTTDQTTEMPSTTDQTTVMPSTTDVTTEMPSTTDQTTEMPSTTDVTTEMSSSTDQTTEMPSTTDVTTEMPSTTDQTTEMPSTTDQTTEMPSTTDVTTDMPSTTDQTTEMPSTTDQTTGMPSTTDQTTEMPSTTDLTTEMPSTTGQTTEMPSTTDVTTEMSSTTDQTTEMPSTTDVTTDMPSTTDQTTEMPSTTDVTTEIPSTTAVTTDMPSTTDVMTDMPSTTDVTTDMPSTTDVTTEMPSTTDVTTEMPSTTDQTTEMPSTTDVTTEMPSTTDVTTEMPSTTDQTTEMPSTTDQTTVMPSTTDVTTEMPSTTDQTTEMPSTTDQTTEMPSTTDQTTEMSSTTDQTTEMPSTTDQTTEMPSTTDVTTEMPSTTDQTTEMPSTTDVTTEMSSTTDQTTEMPSTTDVTTEMPSTTDQTTDMPSTTDQTTEMPSTTDVTTEMPSTTDQTTQMPSTTDVTTDMPSTTDQTTGMPSTTDQTTEMPSTTDQTTEMPSTTGQTTEMPSTTDQTTEMSSTTDVTTEMESTTDQTTEMPSTTDQTTEISSTTDVTTEMESTTDQTSEMSSTTDRTTEMSSTADQTTEMPSTTDVTTEMSSTTDVTTEMQSTTDHTTEMQGTTDVTTEMPSTTDQTTEMSSITDVTTEMPSTTDQTTEMPSTTDMTTEMPSTTDVTTEMPSTTDQTTEMPSTTDVTTDMPSTTDQTTEMPSTTDVTTDMTSTTDQTTEISSTTDVTTEMQSTTDHTTEMQGTTDVTTEMPSTTDQTTEMSSITDVTTVMPSTTDQTTEMPSTADVTTEMPSTTDVTTEISSTTDVTTEMQSTTDQTTEMPSTTDVTTEMPSTTDQTTEMSSITDVTTVMPSTTDQTTEMPSTTDVTTEMPSTTDVTTEMPSTTDQTTLMQSTTEVTTEMLSTTQQTSELPSTTDVSSEMPSTTDMSSEMPSTTDVTTDMPSTTDQTTEMPSTTDQTTEMPSTTDVTTEMPSTTDQTTEMPSTTDVTTDMPSTTGQTTEMPSTTDVTTEMSSTTDQTTEMPSTTDQTTEMPSTTDQTTEMPSTTDQTTEMPSTTDQTTEMSSTTDVTTEMESTTDQTTEMPSTTDVTTEISSTTDVTTEMESTTDQTTEMPSTTDQTTEMSSTTDQTTEMPSTTDVTTEISIQQMRQLRCKVQQM from the exons ATGCCGAGTACTACAGATCAGACAACTGAGATGTCAAGTACCACAGATCAGACAACTGAGATGCCGAGTACTACAGATCAGACAACTGTGATGCCGAGTACCACAGATGTGACAACTGAGATGCCAAGTACTACAGATCAGACAACTGAGATGCCGAGTACTACAGATGTGACAACTGAGATGTCAAGTTCAACAGATCAGACAACGGAGATGCCAAGTACAACAGATGTGACAACTGAGATGCCAAGTACAACAGATCAGACAACTGAGATGCCGAGTACCACAGATCAGACAACTGAGATGCCAAGTACCACAGATGTGACAACTGACATGCCGAGTACCACAGATCAGACAACTGAGATGCCGAGTACTACAGATCAGACAACTGGCATGCCAAGTACTACCGATCAGACAACTGAGATGCCGAGTACCACAGATCTGACAACTGAGATGCCAAGTACTACCGGTCAGACAACTGAGATGCCAAGTACTACAGATGTGACAACTGAGATGTCAAGTACTACAGATCAGACAACGGAGATGCCAAGTACTACAGATGTGACAACTGACATGCCGAGTACTACAGATCAGACAACTGAGATGCCAAGTACCACAGATGTGACAACTGAGATTCCAAGTACCACAGCTGTGACGACTGACATGCCAAGTACTACAGATGTGATGACTGACATGCCAAGTACTACAGATGTGACGACTGACATGCCAAGTACAACAGATGTGACAACTGAGATGCCAAGTACCACAGATGTGACAACTGAGATGCCAAGTACCACAGATCAGACAACTGAGATGCCAAGTACTACAGATGTGACAACTGAGATGCCAAGTACTACAGATGTGACGACTGAGATGCCAAGTACCACAGATCAGACAACTGAGATGCCGAGTACTACAGATCAGACAACTGTGATGCCGAGTACTACAGATGTGACAACTGAGATGCCAAGTACTACAGATCAGACAACTGAGATGCCAAGTACAACAGATCAGACAACTGAGATGCCGAGTACTACAGATCAGACAACTGAGATGTCAAGTACCACAGATCAGACAACTGAGATGCCGAGTACTACAGATCAGACAACTGAGATGCCGAGTACCACAGATGTGACAACTGAGATGCCAAGTACTACAGATCAGACAACTGAGATGCCAAGTACTACAGATGTGACAACTGAGATGTCAAGTACAACAGATCAGACAACTGAGATGCCAAGTACCACAGATGTGACAACTGAGATGCCAAGTACTACAGATCAGACAACTGACATGCCGAGTACCACAGATCAGACAACTGAGATGCCAAGTACCACAGATGTGACAACTGAAATGCCAAGTACTACAGATCAGACAACTCAGATGCCAAGTACCACAGATGTGACAACTGATATGCCGAGTACTACAGATCAGACAACTGGCATGCCAAGTACTACCGATCAGACAACTGAGATGCCGAGTACTACAGATCAGACAACTGAGATGCCAAGTACTACCGGTCAGACAACTGAGATGCCAAGTACCACAGATCAGACAACTGAGATGTCAAGTACCACAGATGTGACAACTGAAATGGAAAGTACAACAGATCAGACAACGGAGATGCCAAGTACCACAGATCAGACAACTGAGATATCAAGTACCACAGATGTGACAACTGAAATGGAAAGTACAACAGATCAGACATCGGAGATGTCAAGTACCACAGATCGGACAACTGAGATGTCAAGTACCGCAGATCAGACAACGGAGATGCCAAGTACCACAGATGTGACAACTGAGATGTCAAGTACCACAGATGTGACAACTGAAATGCAAAGTACAACAGATCATACAACTGAGATGCAAGGTACCACAGATGTGACGACTGAGATGCCAAGTACTACAGATCAGACAACTGAGATGTCAAGTATCACAGATGTGACAACTGAAATGCCAAGTACAACAGATCAGACAACTGAGATGCCAAGTACCACAGATATGACAACTGAGATGCCAAGTACTACTGATGTGACAACTGAGATGCCAAGTACAACAGATCAGACAACGGAGATGCCAAGTACCACTGATGTGACAACTGACATGCCGAGTACTACAGATCAGACAACGGAGATGCCAAGTACCACAGATGTGACAACTGACATGACGAGTACTACAGATCAGACAACTGAGATATCAAGTACCACAGATGTGACAACTGAAATGCAAAGTACAACAGATCATACAACTGAGATGCAAGGTACCACAGATGTGACGACTGAGATGCCAAGTACCACAGATCAGACAACTGAGATGTCAAGTATCACAGATGTGACAACTGTCATGCCAAGTACAACAGATCAGACAACTGAGATGCCAAGTACCGCAGATGTGACAACTGAGATGCCAAGTACCACAGATGTGACAACTGAGATATCAAGTACCACAGATGTGACAACTGAAATGCAAAGTACAACAGATCAGACAACTGAGATGCCAAGTACCACAGATGTGACGACTGAGATGCCAAGTACTACAGATCAGACAACTGAGATGTCAAGTATCACAGATGTGACAACTGTCATGCCAAGTACAACAGATCAGACAACTGAGATGCCAAGTACCACAGATGTGACAACTGAGATGCCAAGTACTACTGATGTTACAACTGAGATGCCAAGTACAACAGATCAGACAACTTTGATGCAAAGTACCACAGAAGTGACGACTGAGATGCTAAGTACAACACAGCAGACCAGTGAGTTGCCGAGTACCACAGATGTGTCAAGTGAGATGCCAAGTACCACAGATATGTCAAGTGAGATGCCAAGTACCACGGATGTGACAACAGACATGCCGAGTACCACAGATCAGACAACTGAGATGCCAAGTACAACAGATCAGACAACGGAGATGCCGAGTACTACAGATGTGACGACTGAGATGCCAAGTACAACAGATCAGACAACTGAGATGCCGAGTACTACAGATGTGACAACTGACATGCCGAGTACTACAGGTCAGACAACTGAGATGCCAAGTACCACAGATGTGACAACTGAGATGTCAAGTACCACAGATCAGACAACTGAGATGCCAAGTACTACAGATCAGACAACTGAGATGCCAAGTACTACAGATCAGACAACTGAGATGCCAAGTACAACAGATCAGACAACTGAGATGCCAAGTACCACAGATCAGACAACTGAGATGTCAAGTACCACAGATGTGACAACTGAAATGGAAAGTACAACAGATCAGACAACGGAGATGCCAAGTACCACAGATGTGACAACTGAGATATCAAGTACCACAGATGTGACAACTGAAATGGAAAGTACAACAGATCAGACAACGGAGATGCCAAGTACCACAGATCAGACAACTGAGATGTCAAGTACCACAGATCAGACAACGGAGATGCCAAGTACCACAGATGTGACAACTGAGATCTCAA TACAACAGATGAGACAACTGAGATGCAAGGTACAACAGATGTGA